The proteins below are encoded in one region of Vicugna pacos unplaced genomic scaffold, VicPac4 scaffold_113, whole genome shotgun sequence:
- the LOC140694940 gene encoding endonuclease/exonuclease/phosphatase family domain-containing protein 1-like has product MGSGELLSLLTILGFSSNDYSTEQMIPQQEIGPFFCTELNQPILPNIRKWKGPRGCWKFIVSETPSTQLQKGPGFAGFLWDTAAGVELRDAAWQESSPGNGHGKPVGPSPYLARFKVGSNDLILVNLHLAALTFPGSENPSRNHSDNHR; this is encoded by the exons ATGGGCAGTGGAGAGCTGCTCTCACTTTTAACGATTCTTGGATTCAGCTCTAATGATTACTCTACTGAGCAAATGATTCCCCAGCAGGAAATTGGACCATTT TTCTGTACGGAGCTCAACCAGCCAATCCTGCCCAACATCCGCAAGTGGAAGGGGCCCCGAGGATGCTGGAAGTTCATTGTTTCAGAGACGCCCTCGACTCAGCTCCAGAAG GGGCCCGGGTTTGCGGGATTCCTGTGGGACACAGCAGCCGGGGTGGAGCTGAGAGACGCCGCCTGGCAGGAGAGCTCGCCTGGCAACGGGCACGGGAAGCCCGTGGGTCCCAGCCCGTACCTTGCGAGGTTCAAG GTGGGAAGTAATGACTTGATCCTTGTGAACCTTCACCTGGCAGCCCTGACGTTCCCAGGGAGCGAGAACCCGAGCAGGAATCACAGCGACAACCACCGCTAG